Proteins encoded together in one Pseudomonas sp. ADAK13 window:
- a CDS encoding COG4315 family predicted lipoprotein gives MLKKFSLAAAVVIACASTMAFAAPAHIADSAKGKVLVDGKGMTLYTFAKDSAGKSACNGQCLANWPALTASAGAKDADGYTVISRDDGSQQWAYKGQPLYTWVKDSKPGDITGDGVGGNWNLAKP, from the coding sequence ATGCTGAAAAAATTCTCCCTTGCTGCCGCTGTCGTGATTGCGTGTGCTTCGACCATGGCCTTCGCCGCCCCTGCCCACATCGCCGACAGTGCCAAGGGCAAAGTCCTGGTGGATGGCAAGGGCATGACCCTGTACACCTTCGCCAAGGACAGCGCCGGTAAATCCGCTTGCAACGGCCAATGCCTGGCCAACTGGCCGGCGCTGACCGCCTCGGCAGGTGCCAAGGATGCCGACGGCTACACCGTGATCAGCCGTGACGACGGCAGCCAGCAATGGGCCTACAAAGGCCAGCCGCTGTACACCTGGGTCAAGGACAGCAAGCCGGGCGACATCACCGGTGACGGCGTTGGCGGCAACTGGAACCTGGCCAAGCCATAA